A single window of Denticeps clupeoides unplaced genomic scaffold, fDenClu1.1, whole genome shotgun sequence DNA harbors:
- the LOC114774260 gene encoding major histocompatibility complex class I-related gene protein-like, whose translation MCRSGCTLNDETGATEGYIQFGYDGEDFMSLDLKNLSWIAATQQAEIIKKKWNKADDDFWKKYLTDECVVWIKKSVMYGNMSLERKVPPQVSLLQTVPSSPVVCHATGFYPEKVNISWQKDGQDLDEDVDVGETLSNHDGTFQKRAELTVTPDVWKKNQFSCVVE comes from the exons ATGTGCAGGTCTGGCTGTACTTTGAATGATGAGACTGGAGCTACAGAAGGGTACATTCAGTTTGGTTATGATGGAGAAGATTTCATGTCACTGGACTTGAAGAACCTTTCTTGGATTGCTGCTACACAACAAGCTGAAAtcattaaaaagaaatggaacAAAGCTGATGATGACTTCTGGAAGAAATACCTGACTGATGAATGTGTTGTGTGGATAAAGAAGTCTGTGATGTATGGAAACATGagtctggagagaaaag tccctcctcaggtgtctctgctgcagacagtcccctcctctccagtggtctgtcacgctacaggtttctaccctgagAAGGTGAAcatcagctggcagaaagatgggCAGGACCTggatgaagatgtagatgttggtgagacgttgtccaaccatgatggaaccttccagaaacgtgcagaactcacagtgacccctgatgtgtggaagaagaaccagttctcctgtgtggtggag